The Prunus persica cultivar Lovell chromosome G8, Prunus_persica_NCBIv2, whole genome shotgun sequence genome includes a region encoding these proteins:
- the LOC18768272 gene encoding pathogenesis-related leaf protein 6 → MALCFVLLCLTSLVLHPSHAQNSQQDYLNAHNVAREQVGVPNITWDSTVEAYAQNYANSRAADCNLVHSNGTYGENLAEGSGSFTGTSAVNLWVAEKPNYNYTSNSCVGGQQCLHYTQVVWKNSVRLGCARVKCSNGLWFVTCNYDPPGNYVGQRPY, encoded by the coding sequence atgGCTTTGTGTTTTGTACTTCTTTGCCTCACGTCTCTGGTGCTTCATCCCTCCCATGCCCAAAACTCCCAGCAAGACTACCTCAATGCACACAATGTGGCACGTGAGCAAGTCGGCGTCCCGAACATCACGTGGGACAGCACCGTCGAGGCCTATGCTCAGAACTATGCCAACTCCAGAGCTGCAGATTGCAACCTGGTGCATTCAAATGGGACTTATGGTGAGAATTTGGCAGAGGGGAGTGGCTCATTTACAGGCACATCTGCTGTGAACTTGTGGGTGGCAGAGAAGCCTAACTATAACTACACCTCAAACTCTTGTGTTGGAGGGCAGCAGTGCCTGCATTATACTCAAGTAGTTTGGAAAAACTCTGTTAGGCTGGGGTGTGCTAGGGTTAAGTGCAGCAATGGGTTGTGGTTTGTGACTTGCAACTATGACCCTCCTGGCAACTATGTTGGGCAGCGTCCTTATTAA
- the LOC18767771 gene encoding LOW QUALITY PROTEIN: pathogenesis-related protein 1 (The sequence of the model RefSeq protein was modified relative to this genomic sequence to represent the inferred CDS: deleted 2 bases in 1 codon) — MGLCKMSFALICLVGFALLQPTLAQDSPQDYLNAHNAARAAVGVRALTWDPNLAAYAQRYANSRKGDCNLVHSGGPYGENIAKSSGDMSGTAAVNLFVSEKANYNYNSNTCAPNKVCGHYTQVVWRNSARVGCAKVRCNNGGTFIGCNYDPPGNYVGQKPY; from the exons ATGGGGTTGTGTAAGATGTCATTTGCCTTGATTTGTCTCGTAGGTTTTGCCCTCCTCCAACCCACTCTTGCCCAAGACTCACCACAAGACTACCTCAACGCCCACAACGCCGCTCGAGCGGCAGTAGGTGTTCGAGCCTTAACGTGGGATCCAAACCTAGCAGCTTATGCACAAAGATATGCCAATTCCCGTAAAGGT GATTGCAATCTTGTGCACTCTGGCGGGCCTTATGGCGAAAACATAGCGAAAAGCAGCGGTGACATGTCCGGCACAGCTGCGGTGAACTTGTTTGTGTCAGAGAAGGCCAACTATAACTACAACTCAAACACCTGTGCTCCTAACAAGGTGTGTGGCCATTATACTCAGGTTGTTTGGCGCAACTCAGCTCGTGTAGGATGTGCCAAAGTTAGGTGCAACAATGGAGGTACCTTCATTGGGTGCAATTATGATCCCCCGGGCAACTATGTTGGCCAGAAGCCTTACTGA